A genomic window from Sanguibacter antarcticus includes:
- a CDS encoding cytidine deaminase: MADTSQGPPQGLSDGAPVEIDWSALRTAAREIMTRAYAPYSHFPVGAAALVDDGRVVVGCNVENAAYGVVLCAECGLVSSLAATGGGRLVAFTCVDGHGNTLMPCGRCRQLLWEHGGPNLQVETTRGIRPMSEVLPDAFGPDDLVERA, from the coding sequence ATGGCTGACACCTCACAGGGACCTCCGCAGGGACTCAGCGACGGGGCGCCGGTCGAGATCGACTGGTCGGCCTTGCGGACCGCCGCGCGAGAGATCATGACTCGCGCGTACGCGCCCTACTCACACTTCCCCGTGGGCGCAGCAGCGCTCGTCGACGACGGCCGTGTGGTCGTCGGGTGCAATGTCGAGAACGCCGCCTACGGCGTCGTCCTCTGCGCTGAGTGCGGACTCGTGTCGTCGCTCGCGGCGACAGGGGGCGGTCGCCTCGTGGCGTTCACCTGCGTCGACGGCCACGGAAACACCCTCATGCCGTGCGGGCGGTGCCGCCAGCTCCTCTGGGAGCACGGTGGCCCGAACCTGCAGGTGGAGACGACGCGCGGTATCCGACCCATGAGCGAGGTGCTGCCCGACGCCTTCGGCCCGGACGACCTCGTCGAGCGAGCCTGA
- a CDS encoding ABC transporter permease — protein MTAVHAALVPSAGSVSDQPRRVVVTSNKAPIAFSIVTVLMVLLVALSPREGKTKFRFSSDGDFFQIPDIAVPGTGVAWACIVVLVVLTLLAFVRVRTNKPVPVLVSVLFAVLVLVAFLSWAGAGSLRDFPVVRLIGGAVLLSVPIVFGALGGAIGEKAGVVNIAIEGQLLAGAFCAAIVGSITHSPWMGLVAAIAAGALVALVLGVFTITYRVNQVIVGVVLNVLVVGLTGFLYSQVLVPQASTLNRTTRFPTVHIPFLADIPIIGPALFDQSILVYLMYVTVPAVWFAMYRTRWGLRVRAVGEHPKAADTVGIKVQLVRYRALVIAGAIVGVGGAFYTVVSVSSFGKGMTAGAGYIALAAVIFGKWDPVRAALAALLFGFASNLEGALSIVGAPVPSQFMLMLPYVVTLLAVAGLVGRSRAPGASGLPYVKE, from the coding sequence ATGACCGCCGTCCATGCTGCACTGGTCCCCAGCGCAGGGTCGGTCTCCGACCAGCCCAGGCGAGTCGTCGTCACGAGCAACAAGGCACCGATCGCCTTCTCCATCGTCACCGTGCTCATGGTGCTGCTCGTCGCTCTCTCTCCGCGTGAAGGAAAGACCAAGTTCCGCTTCTCCTCGGACGGAGACTTCTTCCAGATCCCCGACATCGCGGTCCCTGGCACGGGAGTCGCCTGGGCCTGCATCGTCGTGCTCGTCGTCCTCACGCTCCTCGCGTTCGTCAGGGTGCGCACGAACAAGCCGGTCCCCGTGCTCGTCTCGGTCCTCTTCGCGGTTCTCGTTCTCGTCGCCTTCCTCTCCTGGGCAGGCGCTGGCTCGCTGCGCGACTTCCCGGTCGTCCGCCTCATCGGCGGTGCTGTGCTCCTCTCCGTGCCGATCGTCTTCGGTGCTCTCGGCGGCGCCATCGGCGAGAAGGCCGGCGTGGTGAACATCGCTATCGAGGGCCAGCTGCTCGCCGGAGCCTTCTGCGCCGCGATCGTCGGGTCGATCACCCACAGCCCGTGGATGGGCCTCGTCGCCGCGATCGCCGCTGGGGCGCTCGTCGCCCTCGTGCTCGGTGTCTTCACGATCACGTACCGCGTCAACCAGGTGATCGTCGGTGTGGTCCTCAACGTGCTCGTCGTCGGGCTCACAGGATTCCTCTACTCCCAGGTGCTCGTCCCACAGGCGTCCACGCTCAACAGGACGACCCGGTTCCCGACGGTCCACATCCCGTTCCTCGCGGACATCCCGATCATCGGCCCGGCGCTGTTCGACCAGTCGATCCTCGTCTACCTCATGTACGTCACCGTCCCGGCCGTCTGGTTCGCGATGTACCGGACCCGGTGGGGTCTGCGCGTCCGCGCGGTGGGAGAGCACCCGAAGGCCGCAGACACGGTCGGTATCAAGGTCCAGCTCGTCCGCTACCGCGCCCTCGTCATCGCTGGCGCGATCGTCGGCGTCGGCGGTGCTTTCTACACGGTCGTCTCGGTGTCGTCGTTCGGCAAGGGCATGACCGCAGGCGCAGGGTACATCGCGCTCGCTGCGGTGATCTTCGGCAAGTGGGACCCTGTCCGTGCAGCGCTGGCGGCGCTCCTCTTCGGCTTCGCGTCCAACCTCGAGGGTGCGCTGAGCATCGTCGGAGCGCCCGTCCCCAGCCAGTTCATGCTCATGCTCCCGTACGTCGTGACCCTGCTCGCTGTCGCGGGCCTCGTCGGACGCTCGCGGGCACCCGGTGCGTCCGGCCTGCCCTACGTGAAGGAGTGA
- a CDS encoding ABC transporter permease has product MSTPDERNQYAADADNEAVEATHQPADSTVTTTPAREKSAPPRDDDDEARWSEAFRRIVSGNWLVSVGAIVLAIIAGSIMIATTDENVQAAAKYFFTRPGDTFSAVGTSVGEAYAALFRGAVWNYRADGFVSGIRPLMNSLNYATPLIGAGLGLALGFRAGLFNIGGQGQMLVAAIAAGWIGFGLDMPWPLHMLVAMIAGIAAGALWAGIAGLLKAFTGAHEVIVTIMLNYIAFYALSYLLATPGLLQAAGSSNPKTAPMKESAIMPKILGDQFPLHLGFVFALVAVVFTWWLLQRSRAGFVFRAVGENPEAARVAGIDVRRTTVYVMLVVGGLVGLAGATQVLGTVTTGFSSDIDAGIGFDAITVALLGRSSPFGVLAAAILFGGFKAGGAVMQTSQGIPIEIVSVVQSLIVLFIAAPPLVRAVFRLPQPGAKRRPRRDKKEVAA; this is encoded by the coding sequence ATGAGTACGCCGGACGAGCGGAACCAGTATGCCGCCGACGCTGACAACGAGGCCGTGGAGGCGACGCACCAGCCTGCTGACTCCACAGTGACCACGACGCCCGCGCGGGAGAAGAGCGCCCCTCCGCGTGACGACGACGACGAAGCACGGTGGTCCGAGGCCTTCCGACGGATCGTCTCAGGCAACTGGCTCGTGTCTGTCGGAGCGATCGTGCTCGCGATCATCGCCGGCTCGATCATGATCGCCACGACCGACGAGAACGTCCAGGCCGCGGCAAAGTACTTCTTCACCCGGCCCGGAGACACCTTCTCTGCTGTCGGCACCTCCGTCGGAGAAGCCTACGCAGCACTCTTCCGCGGAGCCGTGTGGAACTATCGCGCAGACGGTTTCGTGAGCGGCATCCGTCCGCTGATGAACTCTCTCAACTACGCGACACCGCTCATCGGCGCGGGCCTCGGCCTCGCGCTCGGCTTCCGCGCGGGTCTGTTCAACATCGGTGGACAGGGCCAGATGCTCGTCGCCGCGATCGCTGCAGGCTGGATCGGTTTCGGTCTCGACATGCCGTGGCCGCTGCACATGCTCGTCGCGATGATCGCGGGTATCGCAGCCGGTGCGCTCTGGGCCGGCATCGCCGGTCTCCTCAAGGCCTTCACCGGTGCACACGAGGTGATCGTGACGATCATGCTCAACTACATCGCCTTCTATGCGTTGTCCTACCTCTTGGCGACGCCGGGTCTGCTCCAGGCGGCAGGGTCGTCGAACCCCAAGACCGCGCCGATGAAGGAGTCGGCGATCATGCCGAAGATCCTCGGTGACCAGTTCCCTCTGCACCTCGGCTTCGTCTTCGCGCTCGTCGCAGTGGTGTTCACCTGGTGGCTCTTGCAGCGGTCTCGGGCAGGGTTCGTCTTCCGTGCGGTCGGTGAGAATCCCGAGGCAGCCCGTGTCGCCGGCATCGACGTCCGGCGCACCACGGTCTACGTCATGCTCGTCGTGGGTGGTCTCGTCGGCCTCGCTGGTGCCACCCAGGTGCTCGGCACGGTCACGACGGGCTTCAGCTCCGACATCGACGCCGGCATCGGCTTCGACGCCATCACCGTCGCTCTCCTCGGACGCTCCTCACCGTTCGGCGTGCTCGCTGCCGCCATCCTCTTCGGCGGGTTCAAAGCCGGTGGTGCCGTCATGCAGACATCGCAGGGCATCCCGATCGAGATCGTCTCTGTCGTGCAGTCGCTCATCGTCCTGTTCATCGCGGCCCCGCCCCTCGTGCGTGCCGTGTTCCGCCTCCCGCAGCCTGGCGCGAAGCGCCGCCCGCGTCGTGACAAGAAGGAGGTGGCCGCATGA
- a CDS encoding ABC transporter ATP-binding protein: MKLELRGITKRFGALVANDNINLTIEPGEVHCLLGENGAGKSTLMNVLYGLYTADEGDVLLDGVVQHFNGPGEAMAAGIGMVHQHFMLVPVFTVAENVMLGHEQTRGLGRLDLDSARTKVVEIAARFGFHVDPDAVVEDLPVGVQQRVEIIKALSRDAKVLVFDEPTAVLTPQETDELMGIMRQLRDAGTAIVFITHKLREVRAVADRITVIRRGAVVGEAEPTSTDAELAALMVGRAVELTVHKDAPQYSKAALEVDHLEITDPAGSVLVDDVSFTVRGGEVLVIAGVQGNGQTELADALLGLVQPSGGSIRLDGAALDGGSVRSFLDAGVGFVPEDRNVDGLVGSFSVAENLMLDRTDGPPFVRHGILQLKARDEFARHAVEEFDIRTQGIDAPAGRLSGGNQQKVVLARELSRDLRLFVASQPTRGVDVGSIEFIHKRIVATRDSGVPVIVVATELDEAVALGDRILVMYRGRVVGIVPSTTPRDVLGLMMAGIAPEGMDAA; encoded by the coding sequence ATGAAGCTCGAGCTCCGTGGCATCACCAAGCGTTTCGGCGCCTTGGTCGCCAACGACAACATCAACCTCACCATCGAGCCCGGTGAGGTGCACTGCCTCCTCGGTGAGAACGGTGCGGGGAAGTCGACGTTGATGAACGTCCTCTACGGCCTGTACACCGCAGACGAGGGCGACGTCCTCCTCGACGGGGTGGTCCAGCACTTCAACGGCCCCGGCGAAGCGATGGCGGCAGGGATCGGGATGGTGCACCAGCACTTCATGCTCGTCCCTGTCTTCACAGTCGCCGAGAACGTCATGCTCGGCCACGAGCAGACCCGAGGTCTCGGCCGGCTCGACCTCGACAGCGCACGGACGAAGGTCGTCGAGATCGCTGCTCGGTTCGGCTTCCATGTCGACCCCGATGCCGTCGTCGAAGACCTGCCGGTCGGCGTGCAGCAGCGCGTCGAGATCATCAAGGCACTCTCGCGCGACGCAAAGGTCCTCGTGTTCGACGAGCCGACGGCCGTCCTGACACCGCAGGAGACCGATGAGCTCATGGGCATCATGCGCCAGCTCCGCGACGCGGGCACGGCGATCGTCTTCATCACGCACAAGCTTCGTGAGGTCCGCGCGGTCGCTGACCGCATCACGGTCATCCGCCGCGGTGCCGTCGTCGGTGAGGCCGAGCCGACCTCCACCGACGCAGAGCTCGCTGCGCTCATGGTGGGACGCGCTGTCGAGCTCACCGTCCACAAGGACGCGCCGCAGTACAGCAAGGCGGCGCTCGAGGTCGATCACCTGGAGATCACCGACCCCGCAGGCTCGGTCCTCGTCGACGACGTGAGCTTCACTGTGCGCGGCGGCGAGGTCCTCGTCATCGCCGGTGTCCAGGGCAACGGCCAGACCGAGCTCGCTGACGCGCTCCTCGGGCTCGTCCAACCGTCCGGCGGGAGCATCCGGCTCGACGGTGCAGCACTCGACGGCGGGTCGGTCCGCAGCTTCCTCGACGCAGGTGTGGGCTTCGTCCCCGAGGACCGCAACGTCGACGGGCTCGTGGGATCGTTCTCCGTCGCCGAGAACCTCATGCTCGACCGTACCGACGGACCCCCCTTCGTGCGGCACGGCATCCTCCAGCTCAAGGCACGCGACGAGTTCGCGCGTCATGCTGTCGAGGAGTTCGACATCCGCACGCAAGGGATCGACGCGCCTGCCGGCAGGCTCTCCGGTGGAAACCAGCAGAAGGTCGTCTTGGCCCGTGAGCTCTCGCGCGACCTCCGGCTGTTCGTCGCCTCGCAGCCGACGCGCGGCGTCGACGTGGGATCGATCGAGTTCATTCACAAACGTATCGTCGCGACGCGTGACTCGGGCGTGCCCGTCATCGTCGTCGCGACAGAGCTGGACGAGGCGGTCGCTCTCGGCGACCGCATCCTCGTGATGTACCGCGGACGCGTCGTCGGCATCGTGCCGTCGACGACGCCCCGCGACGTGCTCGGCCTGATGATGGCCGGCATCGCACCTGAAGGGATGGACGCGGCATGA
- a CDS encoding BMP family lipoprotein, producing the protein MKRVAQFAATGAIAALALTACGSAPDETTDSGATAALGSDYRPCIVSDAGGFDDKSFNQLSFDGLVRASDELGAEHAEVQSDSETDFKNNLESLVSEGCETVVAVGFALSAATVESALANPDIDYVLVDDGADNDFDGEKDAANIKPLLYDTAQAAFLAGYMAAGYSEAGKVGTFGGQPYPTVTIFMDGFKQGVDYYNEVKGTAVEVVGYSGADQGSFTGGFEANDTAKGIAAGIIDQGVDVILPVGGPIYQSAMDAIDDSGRDIALIGVDADVFVTDPSTEDMILTSILKEMDVSVYDTIMSAGSGSFDSEPYVGTLENGGVGLADLHNFEGKVDSALVEEVDALKESIINGDVTVTSYLNQ; encoded by the coding sequence GTGAAGAGAGTTGCTCAGTTTGCGGCGACAGGCGCCATCGCGGCCCTGGCGCTGACCGCTTGTGGCAGTGCACCGGACGAGACGACCGACAGCGGCGCGACGGCAGCCCTCGGCTCCGACTACCGCCCCTGCATCGTCTCCGACGCCGGTGGCTTCGACGACAAGAGCTTCAACCAGCTGAGCTTCGACGGCCTGGTCCGGGCGTCCGACGAGCTCGGTGCCGAGCACGCCGAGGTCCAGTCCGACTCTGAGACAGACTTCAAGAACAACCTCGAGTCCCTCGTGTCCGAAGGCTGCGAGACGGTTGTCGCGGTCGGCTTCGCGCTCTCCGCCGCGACGGTCGAGTCGGCACTCGCGAACCCGGACATCGACTACGTCCTCGTCGACGACGGCGCAGACAACGACTTCGACGGCGAGAAGGACGCGGCGAACATCAAGCCGCTCCTCTACGACACCGCGCAGGCAGCGTTCCTCGCTGGATACATGGCGGCGGGCTACTCGGAGGCCGGCAAGGTCGGAACGTTCGGCGGACAGCCGTACCCGACAGTGACGATCTTCATGGACGGCTTCAAGCAGGGCGTCGACTACTACAACGAGGTCAAGGGCACCGCGGTCGAGGTCGTCGGCTACTCCGGCGCCGACCAGGGCTCCTTCACGGGTGGCTTCGAGGCCAACGACACCGCTAAGGGCATCGCAGCGGGCATCATCGACCAGGGCGTCGACGTCATCCTCCCCGTCGGTGGACCCATCTACCAGTCGGCCATGGACGCGATCGACGACTCCGGCCGCGACATCGCACTCATCGGCGTCGACGCTGACGTCTTCGTGACGGACCCGAGCACGGAGGACATGATCCTCACCTCGATCCTCAAGGAGATGGACGTGTCGGTCTACGACACCATCATGTCCGCGGGCAGCGGATCCTTCGACTCCGAGCCGTACGTCGGAACCCTCGAGAACGGTGGCGTCGGCCTCGCCGACCTGCACAACTTCGAAGGCAAGGTCGACTCTGCCCTCGTCGAAGAGGTTGACGCGCTCAAGGAATCGATCATCAACGGTGACGTGACAGTCACCTCCTACCTCAACCAGTGA
- a CDS encoding amidohydrolase, with the protein MSSSVTAERIRGLVDGFHDELVEIRRDLHAHPETARTETRTTALVADRLRRAGLEPRLLTGTGLTCDIGPSAALTGQRRLALRADIDALPLAETSGVPFASTVRGVAHACGHDVHTTILLGVGLVLAELHSAGDLNRAVRLIFQPAEEVQPGGALDLLDQGVLDGVGEIYALHVDPKVDVGTIGTRIGPITSASDEVTVTVTSSGGHTSRPHLTGDVVFALGQVITQVPAILGRRLDPRSGVNLTWGAVHAGAAHNAIPTTGTAKGTLRCLDVRAWEHAAQVLHDAVAQVAEPYGVEVEVHHQRGVPPVENDGRCTGVLEAAAHAVLGDRSVVLTEQSLGGEDFAWYLTKVSGALARLGTRSPGGHTFDIHQGDLQIDETAISVGVALLSRVATSGGVLKPREDATATVRDARAP; encoded by the coding sequence GTGAGCTCGTCCGTCACGGCCGAGCGCATCAGAGGGCTCGTCGACGGGTTCCACGACGAGCTCGTCGAGATCCGTCGTGACCTCCATGCTCACCCGGAGACTGCGCGCACCGAGACCCGGACGACCGCGCTCGTCGCGGACCGTCTCCGGCGCGCGGGCCTCGAGCCTCGCTTGCTGACCGGCACGGGGCTCACGTGCGACATCGGCCCCAGCGCTGCGCTGACCGGTCAGCGCAGGCTAGCGCTGCGCGCGGACATCGATGCGCTGCCGCTCGCTGAGACGTCCGGCGTCCCGTTCGCGTCGACGGTCCGTGGCGTCGCGCACGCCTGCGGGCACGACGTCCACACGACGATCTTGCTCGGCGTCGGCCTCGTCCTCGCCGAGCTGCACTCCGCAGGTGATCTGAACCGTGCAGTCCGCCTGATCTTCCAGCCGGCCGAAGAGGTCCAGCCCGGGGGAGCGCTCGATCTCCTCGACCAGGGCGTGCTCGACGGCGTGGGCGAGATCTACGCGCTGCACGTCGACCCGAAGGTCGACGTCGGGACCATCGGCACCCGGATCGGTCCGATCACGTCCGCGTCAGACGAGGTGACGGTGACGGTCACGTCGAGCGGAGGGCACACGTCTAGGCCGCACCTCACCGGTGACGTGGTGTTCGCGCTCGGTCAGGTGATCACCCAGGTGCCCGCGATCCTCGGACGGCGTCTCGACCCACGATCCGGGGTCAACCTCACCTGGGGTGCCGTGCACGCGGGGGCGGCCCACAACGCGATCCCGACGACGGGCACGGCCAAGGGAACCCTGCGGTGCCTCGACGTACGCGCCTGGGAGCACGCCGCACAGGTCCTCCATGATGCTGTCGCGCAGGTCGCCGAGCCGTACGGCGTCGAGGTCGAGGTCCACCACCAGCGCGGGGTGCCGCCCGTGGAGAACGACGGCCGCTGCACAGGTGTGCTCGAGGCGGCGGCGCACGCAGTGCTCGGTGACCGCTCGGTGGTCCTCACCGAGCAGTCTCTCGGGGGCGAGGACTTCGCCTGGTACCTCACGAAGGTGTCCGGAGCGCTGGCCCGTCTCGGGACACGGTCGCCGGGCGGGCACACCTTCGACATCCATCAAGGAGACCTGCAGATCGACGAGACGGCGATCTCGGTGGGGGTGGCGCTGCTGTCACGGGTCGCCACGAGCGGCGGGGTCCTCAAACCTCGAGAGGATGCCACGGCGACCGTCCGCGACGCTCGAGCACCGTAG
- a CDS encoding mannose-1-phosphate guanylyltransferase, protein MSSTSSARVPNFYAVIPAGGAGTRLWPLSRSGAPKFLHDLTGSGRSLIQATMDRIVPLAGESGVVVVTGVAHVDAVSAQLPEIDAQNLLAEPSPRDSMAAIGLAAAVLSERHGDVVIGSFAADQVIAGKESFEQAVREGVRAAEEGYVVTIGIAASRPSTAFGYIHSGEPLGLEGAQSARHVVGFTEKPDATTAQRYLATGEYRWNAGMFITRVSVLLDHLATQRPTLHAGLRTIAKAWDTPERDEVLAEVWPGLEKIAIDHAVAEPVADAGGVVVVPGNFGWDDVGDFNSLAALLPAADESGSKVLGDAGSVVRVQSAGSVVVPASGRVVTILGLDDVVVVDTPDALLVTTRARAQQVKDIVTELRERGMEELL, encoded by the coding sequence ATGTCATCGACCTCCTCCGCCCGTGTGCCCAACTTCTATGCGGTCATCCCGGCTGGCGGAGCGGGGACGAGGCTCTGGCCGCTGTCGCGCTCCGGTGCGCCGAAGTTCCTCCATGACCTCACCGGATCCGGTCGCTCGCTCATCCAGGCGACCATGGACAGGATCGTGCCTCTGGCCGGAGAGTCCGGGGTCGTCGTCGTCACGGGTGTCGCGCACGTCGACGCCGTGAGCGCGCAGCTCCCCGAGATCGATGCGCAGAACCTCCTTGCCGAGCCGTCGCCGCGAGACTCGATGGCTGCCATCGGTCTTGCTGCCGCGGTGCTGTCAGAGCGTCACGGCGACGTCGTCATCGGGTCGTTTGCGGCGGACCAGGTCATCGCGGGCAAGGAGTCCTTCGAGCAGGCCGTCCGCGAGGGGGTCCGAGCCGCCGAGGAGGGGTACGTCGTGACGATCGGCATCGCGGCGTCGCGGCCGTCCACCGCGTTCGGGTACATCCACAGCGGCGAGCCGCTCGGGCTCGAGGGCGCACAGAGCGCGCGGCACGTCGTCGGCTTCACGGAGAAGCCCGACGCGACGACTGCACAGCGGTACCTGGCGACGGGGGAGTACCGCTGGAACGCGGGGATGTTCATCACGCGGGTGTCCGTGCTCCTCGACCACCTCGCGACCCAGCGTCCGACGCTGCACGCCGGGCTCCGGACCATCGCCAAGGCCTGGGACACGCCCGAGCGTGACGAGGTTCTCGCAGAGGTCTGGCCGGGCCTCGAGAAGATCGCGATCGACCATGCGGTGGCCGAGCCGGTGGCGGACGCGGGCGGCGTGGTCGTCGTGCCCGGCAACTTCGGCTGGGACGACGTCGGCGACTTCAACTCCCTCGCGGCGCTCCTGCCCGCAGCCGACGAGTCGGGGTCGAAGGTCCTGGGCGACGCGGGCTCAGTCGTGCGGGTGCAGAGCGCCGGCTCGGTGGTCGTCCCCGCGAGCGGTCGTGTGGTGACGATCCTCGGGCTGGACGACGTGGTCGTGGTCGACACCCCGGACGCGCTCCTCGTCACGACACGTGCCCGGGCGCAGCAGGTCAAGGACATCGTGACCGAGCTGCGCGAGCGCGGGATGGAAGAGCTGCTGTGA
- the sdhC gene encoding succinate dehydrogenase, cytochrome b556 subunit, producing MPSAPAGTLYRGREGMWSWVAHRVTGVLIFFFLLVHVLDTALVRVSPEAYNAVIGTYQTPVMGLGEAGLVAAIVFHAFNGIRIILVDFWVKGPKYQRVMLWVVVGLFVVTMAGFLPRHLMHVFGGN from the coding sequence GTGCCCAGTGCACCTGCTGGCACGCTGTACCGCGGCCGCGAAGGTATGTGGTCCTGGGTTGCGCATCGCGTAACCGGCGTGCTGATCTTCTTCTTCCTGCTCGTCCACGTGCTGGACACCGCGCTCGTGCGAGTCTCGCCCGAGGCCTACAACGCGGTGATCGGTACCTACCAGACCCCCGTCATGGGACTCGGCGAAGCCGGCCTCGTCGCGGCGATCGTGTTCCACGCCTTCAACGGTATCCGCATCATCCTGGTCGACTTCTGGGTCAAGGGTCCTAAGTACCAGCGCGTCATGCTCTGGGTCGTCGTCGGCCTCTTCGTCGTGACCATGGCCGGGTTCCTGCCGCGCCACCTCATGCACGTCTTCGGGGGGAACTGA
- a CDS encoding succinate dehydrogenase hydrophobic membrane anchor subunit — translation MSSAPTIANPRDSYKRNAASRSNFELYGWVFMRASGAVLLVLIFGHLFVNLMVGEGVNAIDFAFVGGKWTSLFWRLWDLLMLWLAMTHGTNGVRTIINDYAERPAVRLTLKLSLYVAFVLVTVLGTLVIFTFTPCPAGAPADLLPSICTA, via the coding sequence ATGAGCTCGGCACCAACGATCGCGAACCCGCGTGACTCCTACAAGCGGAACGCGGCCAGCCGCTCGAACTTCGAACTCTACGGCTGGGTCTTCATGCGCGCCTCAGGCGCCGTGCTCCTCGTCCTGATCTTCGGTCACCTCTTCGTCAACCTCATGGTCGGCGAGGGCGTCAACGCGATCGACTTCGCGTTCGTCGGTGGCAAGTGGACCTCCTTGTTCTGGCGGCTCTGGGACCTCCTCATGCTCTGGCTGGCGATGACCCACGGCACCAACGGCGTGCGGACGATCATCAACGACTACGCCGAGCGCCCCGCCGTCAGGCTCACGCTCAAGCTCTCGCTCTACGTGGCGTTCGTCCTCGTCACCGTGCTCGGCACGCTCGTGATCTTCACGTTCACCCCGTGCCCGGCCGGCGCTCCGGCAGACCTGCTGCCGTCCATCTGCACGGCCTGA
- the sdhA gene encoding succinate dehydrogenase flavoprotein subunit, protein MQTHQYDVVIVGAGGAGMRAALESSGEVRTAVISKLYPTRSHTGAAQGGMCAALANVEEDNWEWHTFDTVKGGDYLVDQDAAEIMAKEAIEAVLDLERMGLPFNRTPEGKIDQRRFGGHTRNHGEAAVRRSCYAADRTGHMILQTLYQQCVKQEVEFFNEFYVLDLLVDHDLSAGHVPDGEAVNVTGVVAYDLASGEIHVFQAKSVIIATGGAGKIFKTTSNAHTLTGDGMALALRRGFPLEDMEFFQFHPTGLAGLGILLSEAARGEGGILRNSDGERFMERYAPTIKDLAPRDIVARSMALEVREGRGCGPNKDYVLLDLTHLEPAHIDAKLPDITEFARTYLGIEPYTEPIPVYPTAHYAMGGIPTNVDAEVLRNNTDTVRGLYAAGEVACVSVHGSNRLGTNSLLDINVFGKRAGRAAAAYAKTVDYLDVPENATSAVVAQLDEMRERPTGERVSDLRTALQESMDLNAQVFRTETSLRQALADIRELQARYENVSVQDKGKLFNTDLLEALELGFLLDIAEVVVIGALNRKESRGGHFREDYPDRDDANWMLHTMAYRRPIGDTTVVSADGTEGSFSEESVFENYKVVLGGKLVTQTRYEPMERKY, encoded by the coding sequence ATGCAAACCCACCAGTACGACGTCGTCATCGTCGGCGCGGGCGGCGCAGGCATGCGCGCCGCCCTCGAGTCATCCGGCGAGGTGCGCACCGCCGTCATCTCCAAGCTCTACCCGACGCGCTCGCACACGGGTGCTGCGCAGGGCGGGATGTGCGCCGCGCTGGCCAACGTCGAAGAAGACAACTGGGAGTGGCACACGTTCGACACCGTCAAGGGTGGCGACTACCTCGTCGACCAGGACGCTGCCGAGATCATGGCCAAGGAAGCGATCGAGGCGGTCCTCGACCTCGAGCGCATGGGCCTGCCGTTCAACCGCACGCCTGAGGGCAAGATCGACCAGCGCCGCTTCGGCGGGCACACCCGCAACCACGGCGAGGCGGCCGTCCGTCGCTCCTGCTACGCGGCGGACCGCACCGGACACATGATCCTCCAGACGCTCTATCAGCAGTGCGTCAAGCAAGAGGTCGAGTTCTTCAACGAGTTCTACGTGCTGGACCTCCTCGTCGACCACGACCTCTCGGCCGGGCACGTCCCGGACGGCGAGGCCGTCAACGTCACCGGCGTGGTCGCCTACGACCTCGCGAGCGGTGAGATCCACGTGTTCCAGGCAAAGTCGGTCATCATCGCGACCGGCGGCGCCGGCAAGATCTTCAAGACGACCTCGAACGCCCACACCCTCACCGGTGACGGGATGGCGCTCGCCCTGCGGCGCGGGTTCCCGCTCGAGGACATGGAGTTCTTCCAGTTCCACCCGACAGGCCTCGCCGGCCTGGGCATCCTCCTCTCCGAGGCAGCCCGCGGAGAAGGTGGGATCCTTCGCAACTCCGACGGCGAACGTTTCATGGAGCGTTACGCCCCGACCATCAAGGACCTGGCCCCGCGCGACATCGTCGCCCGCTCGATGGCGCTCGAGGTCCGTGAAGGTCGTGGGTGCGGACCGAACAAGGACTACGTCCTGCTCGACCTCACGCACCTGGAACCCGCGCACATCGACGCCAAGCTCCCTGACATCACCGAGTTCGCGCGCACGTACCTCGGCATCGAGCCCTACACGGAACCGATCCCCGTCTACCCCACCGCGCACTACGCGATGGGTGGCATCCCGACGAACGTCGACGCCGAGGTCCTGCGCAACAACACTGACACCGTCCGCGGCCTGTACGCAGCCGGTGAGGTGGCGTGCGTGTCCGTCCACGGGTCGAACCGTCTCGGCACCAACTCGCTCCTCGACATCAACGTGTTCGGCAAGCGCGCCGGGCGGGCCGCGGCGGCGTACGCCAAGACGGTCGACTACCTCGATGTCCCGGAGAACGCGACCTCCGCGGTCGTTGCACAGCTCGACGAGATGCGCGAGCGTCCGACCGGCGAGCGCGTCTCCGACCTGCGGACGGCACTGCAGGAGTCGATGGACCTCAACGCCCAGGTGTTCCGGACCGAGACCTCCCTGCGCCAGGCCCTCGCCGACATCAGGGAGCTCCAGGCACGCTACGAGAACGTGTCCGTCCAGGACAAGGGCAAGCTCTTCAACACCGACCTCCTCGAGGCCCTCGAGCTCGGCTTCCTCCTCGACATCGCGGAGGTCGTCGTGATCGGTGCGCTCAACCGCAAGGAGTCGCGCGGCGGACACTTCCGAGAGGACTACCCCGACCGGGACGACGCGAACTGGATGCTGCACACGATGGCGTACCGCCGACCGATCGGCGACACCACCGTCGTGAGCGCGGACGGCACCGAGGGCTCTTTCTCCGAAGAGAGCGTCTTCGAGAACTACAAGGTCGTGCTGGGCGGAAAGCTCGTCACACAGACGAGGTACGAGCCGATGGAGCGTAAGTACTGA